Genomic segment of Salvia hispanica cultivar TCC Black 2014 chromosome 2, UniMelb_Shisp_WGS_1.0, whole genome shotgun sequence:
AATTGCCGATACCTCGTACATTGCCGCCGACCGGTGGAGCCTCCTGATGCACCCCCGACCCTGCTCCGGTTGATTCCCCATGATTCCAGACTTCATTTCGCCGTGGGGTTCCATCTCCATTTACCCCGACTGCCAATTTTGCTCTGCCTTGAGTCGTCCTTGATTTCTGTCGTTCTTTCCACCAATCTGGGTATCTAACTCGTTTAAAGCATGTCTCccaagtgtgtttttatttgccGTAGTGGGAACACCAGAGTTTCGATGTATCAGGGCGGTTTCCCGGTCGGTTGGCGGTGGCAGAGCGCGTCGGCGGTGGTGGACTATTCCGATGTGGTGGTCGCCGAGCCTGTGCAGCGAATCCGTGTCCGattcccccccccccaaaTGACGAATCGGCATTGCCGTTGGCTTCTCCGGTGGGTGAGGACGACGCCGGTGGCATGATTCGACGTCGAGCCACCTCCGTCTTCACCCATCCGTAGGCTTGCTCAACTGACGGGGTTGGTTCCTCCTTCAAGATGTCCCTCCGAATTGAATCGTACTCCTGATTCAATCCAGTTAGAAATTTGATCAGCCGTTTCTCATTCGAATGTGTTCGGAACTGATCGATTCCTTTATCGCAGCAGCTAATCGGTTGCTTCTGGCTTCTGTCAATGCCGATCCACAATCCGTGAATCCTCCGGTAATATGCTTCCAGATCAAGGTTTCCCTGTTTGATGTTTATTACCTTCTCTTCCAGGTCGTAGATGTGGTACTTGTCGGCTTTACTTTCTAACGTCACGGTGAGACTGTCCCACAGTGCTTTGGCGGTCAGATGGTGTGCGAAATCAGCAACTATATCGTTCTCAATGTTGTCGACGATCCACGAGAATACCACTAGGTCGTTCTCCTCCCACTCTTCGAACCCCTTACTGCCCGTTTCTGGGGGTTCATTCCTGATGTAGGAGTAAGCTCCTCTGCCTCCTATCTTGACCTTCATCAGTCGAGAGGGGGtaattttttccattcaaCTTGAATGCTACGGTGATGCTTTTGCTATTTCGTAGGCTTTGCGTCTGATCTGGATTGGGTTTCGTTTCCTCCTATGTATCTGACATGGTTTTTCCGTAGGGTTCCGGATTTGATTTTGGCTGGAAAAAGTTCGGGAATTGGTATTGGTTTctggattttgattttagcCGGAAAAAAGGTCGAAAATCGGTATTGGCTACGATGAAATTTTTCTGAGCCTAGGATCGTTTTTCCTGTTCTGAGGCCATGTAGAAATCGGTAGAGGGAATTCGTTCTATTCAGTGTAAAAATGATACATAGTTTACAACGTTAAATAGACTAAGGAAATCTACATAAGGTAAACCTAATTACAATTATTGCTACTCTATTTTCGGCACAATATATTCCATATCAATTTCATATCTTCTTCCTGATTTCGTGCGATATTATTCTAACAGGAGGGCCTCTAATGGGCATTGACCTCATAACCTTAAAATCCAACGATCGGTTATCCGGAGATATAGCCAGAAGTGTTTGATAAAATGCTTGAATTAATagtgtttgatgaaatgcttgtaatttttttcctaaaagCGCAGTTAACCCAAACACAGAACAATTTCATTAAATCAAACTTATAATCAAAGACAATCTTATGGCCCAATGTTATTGATGAACTACGGTTGACATTCGTAGTTTCAGTTCATGTCAGAAGTTTAGCTATGATATATCAGAAATAAACTTCATGACAGTTATTGATGATTGGGAAAAACAGCATGAGATGTTCAGAAGAAGGCCTGAGTGGATTTGACAACAAAGTGGAAGTTGTAAAAACTGATGCCTTTGTAGTGGTATTAACCCAAACTGATGCCTTGGAAGTTCAATTATCGTAGTACTCCACGCAGGCACAGGAACCGAACCGGAAGCCATAACTGATGTCGCAGTCGTTGTGGTATTATCCCACTGGAGAGTGGTGTTTATCTCGAAAGAGACTGAGATCTCTCCTTCCACGATGAAAGGCATGCCATAACGTGTTTGATAAAATGCTTCAATGAAAAGTGTTATCAAATTGATGATCAAACCCAATCTTACTGAAATATTACTGTTGATATTCGTAGTTTCCGTTACATGTCAGAAGTTTAAGTATGAAGCTAGCTTAgatataagaaataaaattcatgacGTTATTGATGATTGGGAAAATCGGCATGGGATGCTCAGGCGAGGCGCTGAGTGGATTTGATAACAAAGCGGAAGTTGTAACAACTGACGCCTTTGTAAATACCATCAACCTGCTCAGTGTAAGAAACACTGCCATCGGCGGAGCTCATGTCTTGCTGCGTGTAAGAATAAGGAACATCGCAGGTGCCCCTCGTCCCGACATATTCTATCGTAGCTTTACTCCTCGCAGGTACAGGGACCGAACCAGATGCCATAACTgatgtggtggtggtggtggtttCCGCCCACTGGAGAGCGGCGTTTATATTAAAAGAGACTTTGATTGCTCCTTCCGCAATAAAGGGCACGCCAGCTTTGATGGTGGTTTCCACCCCTGCTGTTAAAGAAAAGCTACGGCTAAAAGTATATGATTTCTGGTCTTGATACGTAACCTGAACAGCCATAGTAGCCTCCTGTCTGCTGGTGTTAGTAAGCACGGATGTGCCTGCCACGTAAGGCAGCTCGTCGTGTATCCTAGCGTCCTGCATCCGATATCTGACGTTGTAGACGTTTCTTTGGGACACGAGCTCTTGCACCACCAGTCTTGCTTCTCTGGTGATGTTGCGGACGGCCGCTTTTAACATGTCGGTGGAGAGACGTGAGCAGTATTGGTTGTTGCTGGCATTGCGGAGTGCAATGGTGTTGTTTTTTTGTACTTTGACCGGCCAGAAGAGAGTGTGGCGGTTGTTGAAGGAAGACTGATCGGAATCGGCCCATATCCAGCTAGGACCGCTCCTCCAAAACTGGCCGCTCCAGTGATCCGACGCTAACCGGACATATCCGTCGGGCATGAGATACACCTTGTGCCCGGATGACCACTCATTAGGATCATCTGATGAGAACTGCATGTAGTTGTTCCCATCCTTGGATATTCCTCTAAGGTACCTGATACAGGAGTGTAATCAGATTCAaaccatatatatagaggTGCGTTAAAAAAACATGAACATTTCATTTATATGTAATGAACTACTCCCTGTAATGGACATTATGCATATAATGTTCACTATAAGGGATAGTCATTATATGTTCATTACAAGTGTATACAAAAATGTTCATGGTTAGTAGTCAAATGGTTCAGATCCTATCCGGATATTgaactttattaatttgttaaaatttgacGTGACATgttaactaatttataaaagtagtactccattcTTCCATGATTAAATGTTCTATATTTAACTGGCTCAAactttaagaaattgtttgactttccGGATATTTGTTACAATTTTCACAAGCGTATCATTAGAGGAGAATAGCAAGCTAGAATATGTAACAGTACCTGCCGTTGTCCCCTTTGAAAGCGACGTGGGCAGGCAGTTTCACCAAGGTACTCCAATCCACATAAGTTAGATAATTGGACGAATCCGTGGGGAATAGACTCACGAAAACTCCCAAGCCAACCCGGGTCGCCAAATTTACCTTTAGACACCCACCGGTCCGAACGTGAGCCAAGTAAAACACACCTGCCGCCTGACCAGGCGCCTGAAACGGCTGGAACAACGTGCATGAAGGCTCCGTAACGTCTTCTTCGGGCTGCTTTGAGTTAGCAACGATGACGCTGCTGCTCTCCCCCTCCGACCAATACCTGTTGGAATGACTGAATCGGAGGTGAACGTATTTGGGGTTTGTTGTTGCTCGTTCCACTTCTATCTTCACGAGCGTGCTAAACACGCTCTGCTCCCCAAGATATactgacttttttttttcgttgtaGTATATATGGCCTCTACTAGGATAACTAATTGTTTTGATGGCGATGGAATCTGGAAGCGTGAAGCGCATGATCGCCTACGGAAATTCCGGCGATAACTTTGAGATTGTTGgcaaatgaaaaacaaacaagTCTAATACGAAATAAACAAGCTTATGGAAGAATCTATCCTCTAGTTCAACTATTTCCAATTTGGGTTGATCTGGCTCCGCGAATCGCCAGGGAGTTCAGgtggttttggtttaattagAAGATAGAGAAGAGAGCTACTCACACATACTTATACTACTACTCTATAGGAAtatgatcaaatgcaaactctaaatattgtacaaactccataCTATGATCTAGACCGTTAAAAAGTATtaacaaatgacaaaataacagcaacagaaaatatcaacacagtgtcaacggttgacaccgtgttgacattgtgttgacgtTGTGTTGACACTATGTTgaaaagtttggagtttgtacagttatataagtttgcattttataacTATCCCTATTCTATATTCTTTAATCTTTcctatattcttttttatattctctaatcttttctatattctctaatcttatttatattcttttctctttaaaatattctttAAAGCATTAACGATGAAAAAAGTGAATGCAGGTGTACATTTTGTGCTAAAGGTCTTTAgtataatactttaatttgttttgggGTGCGTTAAAGATGGAGTAGTGAGGGAGTAAGTGGGTCGAATTGGTCCAATGGCCGCTTATAAAACGGGATATTTCCGAACTCGAGTCAAGCCCGACTTGGCCCAGGCTATGTGGGTTGTGTTCGAGGGCCTCTAATGAGCTTTGACTGGGCTAAAGTCCATTACTCTAAACCCAACGATTTGTTAAGCCCATGTTTGATGAAATGCTTGAATGAATATGGTTTGATGAAATGCTTGGGTGAATAAACACTCAACAACTTGGAGGAATCAAATTGATAATAAAGAAACACCAATCTTATTGATGAACTACAGCGGATATTCGCAGTTTCCGTTACATGTCAGATGGTTGCATATCAGAAATCAACTGCATGACGGTTATTGATGATTGGGAAAAACGGCATGCGATATTCAGAACAAGGCCTGAACAGATTTGACAACAAAGTGGAAGTTGTAAAAACTGATGCCTTTGTAAATACCATCAACCTGCTCAGTGTAAGAAACACTGCCATCGGTGGAGCTCTTGTCTTGCTGCGTGTAAGAATAAGGAACATCGCAGGTGCCCTTCGTCCCGACATATTCAATGACCGCAGTACTCCTCACAGGCACAGGAATCGAACCCGAAGCCATAACCGATGTTGTATTCGTTTTGACAGTATCCCACTGGAGAGTGGTGTTTATCTCGAAAGAGACTGTGATCTCTCCATCCAAGATGAAGGGCACGCCGGTACTGAAAGTGGTTTCCACCCCCGCAGTTAAAGACAAGCTACGGCTAAAAGTATAAGATTTCTCGTCTTGATAAGTAATCTGAACAGCCATAGCAGCCTCCTGGTCGCTCGAGTTAGTAAGCACGGATGAGCCAGCAATGTAAGGCATCTCGTCGTATATCCTGGCGTCCTGCATCCGATATACGACGTTGTAGATGTTTCTCTGCGACACGAGCTCTTGCACCACCAGTCTTGCTTGCTTGGTGATGTTATGGACGTCCGCGTTTAACATGTCGGTCTTCCCTTCGGTGGAGAGACGCGCGCAGTAATTGTTGTTGCCAGCATTGCGGAGTGCAATGGTGTTGCTGTTGTCTACTTTGACGGGCCAGAAGTGAGTGTCGCTGTCGTCGATGGAAGACTGATCGGAATCGGCCCATATCCAGTTTGGACTGCGCCTCCAGAACTGGCTGTCTGTTACAGACGTTCTCCGTAACGAGGCCGGATAACTAACTTCTCAGAGGGATAAGGTGATCGAACCTTTGACGTTCTCGAAAGATAGACCACAAATTGCTGATTTTCGGACGTTCTCCGACGAACAACAATTAGGAACGAAAGATAATCTTCTTGTTACTC
This window contains:
- the LOC125203196 gene encoding uncharacterized protein LOC125203196; translated protein: MRFTLPDSIAIKTISYPSRGHIYYNEKKKSVYLGEQSVFSTLVKIEVERATTNPKYVHLRFSHSNRYWSEGESSSVIVANSKQPEEDVTEPSCTLFQPFQAPGQAAGVFYLAHVRTGGCLKVNLATRVGLGVFVSLFPTDSSNYLTYVDWSTLVKLPAHVAFKGDNGRYLRGISKDGNNYMQFSSDDPNEWSSGHKVYLMPDGYVRLASDHWSGQFWRSGPSWIWADSDQSSFNNRHTLFWPVKVQKNNTIALRNASNNQYCSRLSTDMLKAAVRNITREARLVVQELVSQRNVYNVRYRMQDARIHDELPYVAGTSVLTNTSRQEATMAVQVTYQDQKSYTFSRSFSLTAGVETTIKAGVPFIAEGAIKVSFNINAALQWAETTTTTTSVMASGSVPVPARSKATIEYVGTRGTCDVPYSYTQQDMSSADGSVSYTEQVDGIYKGVSCYNFRFVIKSTQRLA
- the LOC125206488 gene encoding uncharacterized protein LOC125206488, whose translation is MEIQNLVDDNKSGFDMKKQDSQVELEEKRRLFEDVLKLQAEELGKTGDAHTGSQGLACVYVDLNVSDVPNMTPRLPLLNADARLIPPRNNKLYSQFWRRSPNWIWADSDQSSIDDSDTHFWPVKVDNSNTIALRNAGNNNYCARLSTEGKTDMLNADVHNITKQARLVVQELVSQRNIYNVVYRMQDARIYDEMPYIAGSSVLTNSSDQEAAMAVQITYQDEKSYTFSRSLSLTAGVETTFSTGVPFILDGEITVSFEINTTLQWDTVKTNTTSVMASGSIPVPVRSTAVIEYVGTKGTCDVPYSYTQQDKSSTDGSVSYTEQVDGIYKGISFYNFHFVVKSVQALF